The following DNA comes from Phormidium ambiguum IAM M-71.
TGCGCTATCCTGAACTTATATGCACGTTTAGCGCAGGAGAATTCACTGATGAGTTGGCGGGGAACTACGACAGTTGGAGATCGCATTTTTGCTAGTTTACCCTATCTTTTACCACTGATGGATGGTTTAAGTTTTAGCGGCCCTTTTTTTAGTCAATTTCCTAGCTTAAGCATACTTATTGTGCCACTGCTACCGTTGTTGCAAATCTACGGAATAATCAACAGTTCTTTATTTGGTTTTGGTGGATTAATTCTGTTTTTAGCATTGTATTTTTTGGTGGTGAGGAACGAAAACATTGCTCATTTTATTCGATTTAACACCCTGCAAGCAATTCTCATTGGAATTGTACTATCCTTGTGCAGTTTAATTCTGGGGTACATTTTAGCTCCTGTTTTAGGTACGACTTCCTTTGTCATGCAAACTCTAATGACCACGATATTTTTAGGAGTAGTTGCAGCATTTTTCTACTCTGTAATCCAATCCTTGATGGGACGCTATGCTGAGATTCCGACAATTTCCGAAGCCGTTTATATGCAAATTCGTTAGTCGTTTTTTTTGCTTTCAAAAACATTGCTGGAATTTACTACAGGTCTTGAGATTACCGTGTTAGTTAAGTAACCAATTCCTTCAATTTCTACACGCACTCGATCGCCTATTTGTAAAGACCCAATTCCGGCTGGAGTACCCGTTAAAACTACATCTCCAGGTAATAAAGTCATGATTTGAGAAATATAAGATACCAGTTGCTCGGGACTAAAAACCATTTCCTCCACAGAAGCCGATTGTACAGGCTGTGGGTCATCATTGATAAAGGTTTGCAACCGCGCACCTGGAGTCAATTCTCGCACAATCCAAGGGCCTAGAGGACAAAAGGTATCAAATCCTTTGGCTCTAGTCCATTGATTGTCTCTTTTTTGTAAATCCCTAGCCGTGACATCGTTAGCTATTGTGTAACCCCAGATTTTTGATTGTGCTTGTTGTGGGGTGCAATCGATAGTGCGATCGCCAATAATTAAAGCTAACTCCCCTTCATAATCCATCCTTTGCGTTTGCGGCGGATACCAAATCTCTGTTTCCGTCGGAATAACAGCTGTTGAAGGTTTAAGAAACAACAGCGGCTCTTTCGGAACTTCTGACTCCATTTCAGCTGCGTGCTTCACATAATTTTTTCCCACCGCCACCACTTTTGAAGGCGCACAAGGAGCCAAAAGCTGATAACCATCAGGACTTAACTCAGTATCAGTTGGTTGACCTTGTAACCAAGGCGGTGCATCAAGAACAATTACACTACGGTTTAATTGCAATAAGCCGTAGTAAATCTGTCCTCTCGGAGTTTGAACACGGACGTAGCGTTTTGCCATAACGATGACAGATATCCTCAGAAATTCACAACTCAAAAGTCATTAGGCAAAAGTTTCAAGTCTCAGAACGGTTATTTTCTAATTACTTTTACCTTTTGCTTTTGTGCAGGGTAGCACCTAAACAGATAATTATTGACTATTTTTTCACAACAATCTGAAGTGGACTTAAACAAAGCAGGGAAAAAGCTTTCTTTAATAATCCGCAAAAACCATCTCCTTAGCTTGTTTAAGTACCAATATCAGCTAATAAACTAGATTTTGACCCCGCTAAGTCTGATTTTGCCAGGTAAAAGTCAAAATCAGCTAAATTTCCCAAGATTATACTTTATTGCCCTTTCGTTATCATCAATCACTCTAAAATTTTGTAACAAAAACTACAATTTTATTATTTTTTCCAAAATCTCAGGTTAGTCTACGGATAGATACATAGTTCGCAGAAATACATTATTAAGGATAAATACTTATGGTTTCCTCATCATTACGACCCTTAGAAGCTCCTACTCCGGCTCACATCTGTCCCTTTGACCAAGCTTGCAGCTACTTAGAGCAAGCAGCAAAAGAGTTACATTTAGATCCTGGTTTGTTAGAAATTTTAAGCCATCCACGCAAAGTAGTCACAGTTTCCATTCCTGTGAAACTTGATAACGGTCAAGTGGAAGTATTAGCAGGACATCGAGTACAACATTGTGATGTTTTGGGGCCATACAAAGGCGGGACTCGCTACCATCCAGATGTCACATTGAGGGAAGTATCAGCTTTAGCAATGCTGATGACTTGGAAATGCGCTTTAGTCGGTATTCCTTATGGTGGTGCTAAAGGTGGCATTGCTCTTGACCCAGCACGCTACAGCGTTGGTGAATTAGAAAGAATTACGCGGCGTTATACTAGCGAATTAATTAAAGATATCGGCCCTTCAATTGACATTCCCGCACCCGATGTCGGTACATCAGCACGGGAAATGGCATGGATGATGGATACCTACTCAATGAATGTTGGTCACGCAGTTCCCGGAGTAGTTACAGGTAAACCTATTTCCATTGGCGGTTCTAGAGGTCGGGAAATGGCAACCGGACGGGGCGTAATGATTATTGTCCGGGAAGCAATGACCGAACGGAAAAGAAGCTTAGCGGGAGCAACAGTAGTTATTCAAGGTTTTGGTAATGTGGGTGGTGCCGCAGCAGTGTTGCTGCATGAAGCAGGTGCAAAAGTAATTGCCGTTTCTGATGCTACTGGCGGAGTTTTTGATCCTGAAGGTTTGGATATTCCGGCATTAAAAGCTTATGCTCTACAAAATCATCGCAGTGTAATTGGTTTTCCGGGAGCAAAAGCGGTTACTAATGCGGAATTATTAGCCCTACCTTGTGATGTGTTAATTCCAGCAGCTTTAGAAAACCAAATTACTGAAGAAAACGTCCATGAAGTGCAAGCAGAAATTGTCGTAGAAGCTGCAAATGGCCCTGTAACTTTAGTAGCAGATAGAGCGTTAGAAAATCGTGGCGTAACTGTACTACCAGATATTTTAGCTAATGCTGGTGGCGTGGTAGTTAGCTATTTGGAATGGGTACAAGGACTTTCTTACGTTTTTTGGGATGAAGAAAGGGTGAACAAAGAAATGGAAAATTTGATGGTTCATGCTTATCATCGCGTGATTCAAGAGTCCAAAGAACGCCAAGTTCCTCTGCGAGTTGCAGCTTATACTTTAGGTGTAGGTCGTGTAGCTCAAGCTTTAGCAGATAGAGGTTTGTATCCTTAAAAATTGCCAGTTTTTTGAGTTTCAGATTTAAGTGAATGAGTTACTACGATCGCACTTTTTTATTTTTGAAGGTGCGATCGTTTTTTTATCTCAAATTCTGTACTTTAATTACCCTTTTTCAACATTTTATAAATTTTTCCTAACGTACCCTAACTCACCACCAATCCAAGGTGATACAATCGACATCCAAGCTAGGGGTGCCCATTGTGGGCTGAGATTAGACTCTTAGTACCTGAGACTGGGTAATACCAGCGGAGGGAAGCTGTTTATTCGAGGAATCAAATATGCGAACAGAATGGGTCGCCAAGCGGCGTGGGGAAGCTAATGTCTCTCAAATGCACTACGCTCGTCAGGGTGTCATTACCGAAGAAATGCACTACGTTGCTAAACGGGAAAATCTCCCAGTTGAGTTAATTCGGGATGAAGTTGCTAGGGGACGAATGATTATCCCTGCTAACATTAACCACACTAACTTAGAGCCAATGTGTATTGGCATCGCCTCCAAATGTAAAGTTAATGCCAACATTGGTGCTTCGCCTAATTCTTCTAATATTGATGAGGAAGTCAATAAGCTGAATTTGGCCGTAAAATATGGCGCTGACACCGTGATGGACTTGTCCACAGGTGGCGGAAACTTAGATGAAATTCGCACCGCTATTATTAAAGCTTCCCCTGTTCCCATTGGAACAGTGCCAATTTATCAAGCATTAGAAAGCGTTCACGGAAAGATGGAAAATCTTACCCCTGACGACTTTCTTCATGTAATTGAAAAACACGCTCAACAAGGCGTAGATTACATGACAATTCACGCAGGTATTCTAATTGAATATTTGCCTTTGGTAAAATCCAGAATTACAGGAATTGTTTCTCGTGGTGGCGGAATTATTGCTAGATGGATGCTGCATCATCACAAGCAAAATCCTCTTTATACTCACTACCAAGACATCATTGAAATTTTCAAGAAATACGATGTTTCTTTTAGTTTAGGTGATTCTTTGCGCCCTGGTTGTACCCATGATGCTTCCGATGCTGCCCAACTTGCAGAATTAAAAACTCTTGGCAAATTAACACGCAAAGCTTGGGAACATAACGTGCAAGTAATGGTCGAAGGGCCAGGTCATGTACCGATGGATCAAATTGAGTTTAATGTCAAAAAACAAATGGAAGAGTGTTCCGAAGCACCTTTCTATGTTTTAGGGCCATTGGTAACAGATATTGCTCCTGGTTATGACCATATCACTTCTGCGATCGGGGCAGCAATGGCTGGTTGGTATGGTACAGCAATGCTGTGTTATGTAACGCCTAAAGAACATTTAGGTTTACCCAATGCCGAAGACGTGAGAAATGGGTTAATTGCATATAAAATTGCTGCCCATGCTGCGGATATTGCCCGTCATCGTCCGGGAGCACGCGATCGAGATGACGAACTTTCCCAAGCCCGTTATAATTTCGATTGGAATCGTCAATTTGAGTTGGCATTAGATCCAGAAAGAGCCAAAGAATATCACGACGAAACCTTACCAGCAGACATCTACAAAACCGCTGAATTCTGCTCAATGTGCGGGCCAAAATTCTGCCCAATGCAAACAAAAGTTGATGCCGAAGCATTGGAAGAATTGGAGAAATTCTTGGCAAAAGATAAAGAATCTGTAGCAATTCCTAGCGTCTAAAATTAAAGTAGGGTGGGAAAAATCCCACCTGAATATTTTACCTTGGTAAACAGCAATGGATTTACAAGCAAAAATTAAGGTTACTCCCAATTGTGCTGTATTTACTCGCAATTATCAGCAACACCTTGAAGATGCGATCAAGAAAAATCCTCGGCAACCTATTACCTTTCGTTCTTATTTAAAATGGACATCAGCTGAATTAGCAGTAAAAACTCACGGTTTTTGTAAAATTTACTTTGTACCCGGTGAGGAAAAACTAGTTCAATATGAAGCTATTTTAGAAGAAGTATTATTAGAACCGCAAGCAGATAACCCTAAAACCGAAGAGTTACTTGCTAACTGTTTAGAATCTACGCAGGAAGAAGGTTTATGGGAAAAAGAGGACGGAGAAGTAGGTGTTCAAACTCTTTATGTGATTTCCCATTGTCGGAAATTGACCTCGCCTTTTATGCAAACCGAGTTAATAAAACTTTCAGATGAGCGTCCGATAGATGAAAATTTTATTCGTAGTTATGCGTTAGTTTACGAGTGGAATAAATCCAATTAATTCACATCCATTAAAAACTAAAGTCATTGGTCATTAGTTATTACAACACCACCAAAAATCTAGAAGAACATCTGTGTTCATCTGTGTTCATCTGTGGACATCTGTGGTAAAAAACAAATTTATGCACTCCACCAAAAATCTAGAAGAACATCTGCGTTCATCTGCGTTTATCTGCGTTCAAAAAACGATCGCAAACTCTCACCACAAATCTAATACTAATGACCAATGACCAATAACTAACGACCTTCTAATTCCTTCGCCCGACTTTGAATTTCCTCAATCCCAAAAACCGCTGAAAACTTCAACCCAACAGATTGATAAAATTCCGCACCACCCTGCTTTCTATCCACCAAAGAAATCACTTCTTCCACAGTGTAACCAGCTTGGCGCAATCTCTCCACGGCCTTCATTGCTGACTGTCCAGTTGTCACCACATCTTCTAAAACTACCACCTTGGCACCATCGGGCAAATTTAGCCCTTCAACATAAGCTTTTGTACCATGACCTTTAGCTTCTTTCCTGACAATTAAAGCGGGAATTGGGCGGTTTTCCAAAGCCGAAACTACGCTTACAGCTGATACGATCGGATCGGCCCCCAAAGTTAACCCAGCCACAGCTTGTGTATCTTCCGGTAACATTGCTAGAAGCAAACGACCGATCGCCAAAGCCCCTTGAGGATGTAAAGTTACTTGTTTACCATTAATGTAATAAGAACTCTTTTGTCCAGAAGACAGCACAAAATCTCCAGATTGATAAGCCAACTGACAAAATAAATCTAGGAGTTCCTGACGTAAACTCCCCAAATCAGATGAAGTTTTAATTCCGCTAGTCATTACAGTAATTAATCTAAAACAGCCAACAATGATCTTAGACTCAAAGATAGGTTAATATTTGGGAAAAAGTGAGGGTGAAATTATGGTCATGCGCCTTAGCAGTTTGATAGCAACATTAACACTGAGTGCTGCCAGTGCATTATTTGCCACTACAGCCAAAGCCGAATATGCCGTAGATTGTAGCAACGGAATAGATTGTGTCAACCCTTTTCCGCTCACAGGGTACACTCTGGATGAAGCAATGAATCGTGCTTATTTTAGTCACGGTAAACCAGTTTATCAAAACCAAGTCTTTCCCAGACAGCTTTTCTTTATTTTTGGCCCTAGTTTCAACCCATTTCAAGGTAACTACCCAGAAATTGAAATTACTGAAGACGCTAGAACGGTTCATAATCTTTATGTAGAAGCTTTAAGATTGCAAAACGCTAGCGATCCTGTGTTGCGTACTAGAAATTTACCTAATCCTTACAATACTTCTTTATTCCAACTTCAAAACGGTGTAATTAGTAACCCAAATCCTGTTCCCGGAGTCCAACTTTACAACGAAGAATTGCCCCCACAATAAATAATTTCCATAATAGGTTCTTTTGTATTCATGGCTTGACAATCACCGCACTTATGGGGCGGTGATCTTCCCATTTGACAGATACCCTGCGCGAGGGAGGATATCCATAAAATAGCTGACTTAAGGATTACTAATAATCCACCTACAGCTTTAATCGGCAGTGCAGGAGTCGAACCTGCCTGAGGCGAATTATGAGTTCGCTGCCTAATCCGCTCGGCCAACTGCCGGAAAAACATATCTACTTTACAAAGTAGTAGCAATCTAACTATAGACTACTATAATACCACTTTAAGTAAGTTCCAGAGCAATAAGCTCTTTAATTGTATAATCAGTCAGGTAAATTCGACAAGCTTTAATGCTAGCTGAGTATAATTGAGCGTTAGTGGAAGCAAAATGGCGAAAAACGTAACATCCATCAAAAAATTGAACCCGACAGCGGTACTGACTATAACTTTGCTGGCGCTAATGCTTGTGGGGGGGAGCTTAAGTGGTATCTGGGGTTTTGCTTTAGGTAGAGAAGCTCTCAAGGGAGTCAGTCAACCAGATGCTCGCCCCACAGCCAAAAAGAACCCCAAGGATTCCCAATTGACTTCAAAACCCCTAAATTTTCTCAAAGAAGCCGATATCATTAAGACTGTAAAAACTCGCTTACAGGATAAAGGCAAAGACGTTAAACCAGAAAAGAAAGAAGCGGATAATAATGCTAATGAAAAGTCAGCCGCTAAAGCGGAAGCTGCTGAAAAACCACCTAGCCAGCCAGGTTTTCCAATAAGTGCTAAAGATAAGGGTGTGGTGTTGGAAATTCGTTCAGCGCGTCAACAAGAAGGTTTTTTGCGATTGGATGTTAGCTTAAAGAATGAAAGCTCTCAACCAGTGCAATTTGTTTATACTTTCTTGGATATTACTGACAATTGGGGAAGACCTTTAAGTGCTAATACAGAAGGTTTGCCTGGAGAGTTACCTGCTAACAGTCAGGCATTTACTGGGACAGTAAATGTACCAAATTCTGTGTTAGAAAATGCTGAGCAATTGTCTTTGACGTTAACTGATTATCCAGAGCAAAAAGTTCGTCTGCAAGCATCTGGCATTCCTATTGCCAAATCTAGTAATTAATTAGAAACTTTTTTAGTAACAAATTTTTTCCTTAAATGTTTGCCACTGTTGTGGTTTTGTTAATATCCAACTTGGGATTTTTGAGTAATCAAGTTCCGATCGCTTTAACTTGGTCAGATATTTTATTTCGGATTTTGTCGGTATTGTTGTTAATCGCAATTAACGCTTTTTTTGTTACAGCTGAGTTTTCGATGGTTTCGGTACGTCGATCGCGCATTAACCAATTAGTTAACTCAGGTGACATTCCGGCAAAAACTGTCCAAGATTTACAACGCAGTATCGATCGCTTACTCTCCACTACTCAACTCGGCATCACCCTTTCTAGTTTAGCTTTGGGTTGGATTGGCGAAAACACGATGGCGATTTTAGTCGCTAGTTTTTTGACTCAACTTCCCTTACCCAGGTCTCTAAGTCAAACAATGGCGCATACTTTAGCCATTCCGTTAGCTTTTTTCCTGATTGCTTATTTACAAATTGTTTTAGGCGAGTTGTGTCCTAAATCAGTTGCCTTGCTTTATTCTGAACAATTAGCTAGATTTTTAGGGCCGCCAAGTTTAGCGATCGCTCGCTTTTTTAATCCCTTCATTTGGATTTTAAATCAATCCACTCGTTTCTTATTAAGATTAGGCGGAATTCGTTACACAGGGCAAGGTTGGCGACCTCCTGTTACTCCTGAAGAATTACAACAAATTATCACCACTTCTAGTGAATCTACAGGATTAGAAGCTGAAGAAAGAGAACTATTAAGAAACGTCTTTGAATTTGGCGATATTACCGCAGAAGAAGTGATGATTCCCAGAATTAGTATTGCCGCTATTCCCAGTACCGCCACCTTCCAAATGCTGCTTTATGAAATTGCCGCCAATGGACATTCTCGCTATCCAGTTATGGGAGAATCTTTAGATGATATTCGAGGGATTATTGACTTTATCGAATTAGCAGAACCTTTAGCCCAAGGAAATTTAAATTTAGATAGTCCCATTCAACCTTGGATTCGTCCAGTCAGATTTGTTCCTGAATATATACCTTTAAGTGAATTGTTGCCGATGATGCAGCGATCGCACTTACCAATGGTCATGGTAGTAGATGAATTTGGTGGTACCGCAGGATTAGTGACAATTAATGATTTAATTGCCGAAATTATTGGAGATACTAACGAACCCGAAAACCCTGAAGAATTAATTATCCAAAATATAGATGAACAAACGTATTTAGTGCAAGCACAAATTAATTTGGAAGAACTTAACGACTTACTAGACTTAAATTTACCCTTAACTAATGAGTACCAAACTTTAGCAGGATTCTTGTTGTACGAATCTCAAAAAATTCCCCAAATCGGAGAAAGTTTAATCTATAAAAACTTAAACTTTACTGTGATTTCTGCTGTTGGGCCGAGATTGAATCAAATCCGCATCCGCAAAATAGATTCTTCATCAGATATTGTCGATATTGGACAAAATTCTTTAGAGTTGGAGTCTGCACCTGAAGCAATTAATTATTCCGAAAACTCTTCTGCTAATAATCAAAACTCGAATTCTGATTTAGGATAAAGGTTATTTCGTACTTGTTTGGGAAACTTTGGTTTTAGGGATTAAGCATTAAAATAGTTTATTATTAAGAAGCATAAGGTAGCGGATCTTCTAATTCTAATGCTTGAAAAGCTGCTAAACGTAACCGACAAGAATCACAGACACCGCAAGCTTTTTCTTCCCCCGCATAACAAGACCAAGTTTTCTCCCAAGGCACACCTAAACTATTACCCAATTGAATAATTTCGGTCTTTTTCAAATTAATTAAAGGCGCAACTATTTCAATTGATTCACCCTCAAGACCTTGCTTAGTCCCCAAACGAAAAACTTCTTGCATTGCTTGAATGTAATCGGGCCGACAATCTGGATAACCGGAATAATCCAAAGCATTCACACCGATGTAAACCTTAGCAGCACCGATCGCTTCCGCATATCCCAGAGCAAAACTTAAAAAAATTGTATTTCTGGCTGGCACATAAGTAATTGGAATAGTTTGTCCCATCTCTGTCAAGGATCGATCGCTTGGCAAATCAATTTGATTATCCGTCAGTGCCGAACCTCCCCACAAACGTAAATCAAAACTCACTACTTGGTGTTCCCTAACACCAACAAAACGCGCAATATCCCGTGCTGCCTCCAATTCCCGGCGATGACGCTGCTGATAATCAAACGAAAGTGCGTAACAATCATACCCATCTGCTCGAGCCTGATATAGCACAGTTGACGAATCCAAACCCCCAGATAGCAAAATCACCGCTTTCACGAACTTTCCCCCTTTTATCAACCTTCTAGCTTTCACTGGTAAGGCTTTTCAGCCAAAGCATAAAAATTCATATTGGTCAACTCAATCTGTATCGGAACTTTGAGTCTGCTTATAAATTCTTAATCAATGGTGGCACTATGTTACCATCTGGATGGTTTTTGACGGCTATAAGTAAAAAGACCGAGCGTGGTGTAGGAGCATACCAGAGTGCAAGAAAGCATCTCCGTGAGATTTGCAAACGCATATATGCAACGAAATATAGAACCGTTGCGAATCGGGGTCATCGGCGTGGGTAACATGGGACAACATCATACCCGTGTCCTCAGCCTACTCAAAGATGTAGAACTAGTCGGTGTAGCGGACATTAATGTAGAACGCGGCTTAGATACTGCCAGTAAGTATCGCGTGCGCTTTTTTGAAGATTACCGCGACCTGCTGCCTCACGTAGAGGCTGTTTGTATTGCAGTACCGACTCGCTTACATCATTCAGTAGGAATGACCTGTCTACAGTCAGGCGTTCATGTTTTGATTGAGAAACCGATCGCAGCTAGCATTGGCGAAGCTGAATCCCTAGTTAATGCCGCCGCCGAATCCGGGCGCATTCTCCAAGTGGGACACATCGAACGCTTTAACCCAGCATTTCAAGAACTCAGCAAAGTCCTGAAAACGGAAGAATTGCTAGCCCTTGAAGCTCACCGCATGAGTCCCTACTCAGACCGAGCTAACGATGTCTCTGTGGTCTTGGATTTGATGATCCATGACATAGACCTGTTGTTGGAATTAGCTGCCGCACCAGTGGTGAAATTAACCGCCAGTGGTAGTCGGGCTTCTGACTCCGGCTATTTGGACTATGTAACAGCTACTTTAGGCTTTAGCAATGGGATTGTGGCAACTTTGACCGCTAGCAAAGTTACGCACCGGAAAATTCGCCGAATTGCGGCTCACTGTAAAAACTCTTTGACCGAAGCCGATTTTCTCAATAACGAAATTCTGATTCATCGCAAAACTACAGCTAATTGCATGACAGATTACGGTCAAGTACTCTATCGGCAAGACGGTTTAATTGAGAAAGTTTACACCAGCAATATTGAACCACTTCATGCAGAATTAGAGCATTTTGTCAACTGCGTGCGTGGTGGCAATCAACCTTCTGTGGGCGGCGAACAAGCTCTGAAAGCTCTGCGTTTAGCAAGCTCGATCGAGCAAATGGCGCTTGATGGCCAAGTTTGGCACCCAAGAGAGTCAGAGCGGATCGATCCATCACCTTTACAGGTTTAAAATTCAGCCGATTTTTCACTCCCTGTCTGTAATGGCTGATGATTGAACTTCTAATAATTGCCCAATAGATTCAGTAATTGCTTGGCTAACTTGCAAATTGCCTTGGTAACTGAGGTGAATATGATCCCTATATAAATTTTCTTTTGACTCGGCTGAGTTAAAGACTGGCAAAAAGTCCAAGTATAAAATTTGATTGCTGGCAGTGAATTCGGTAAGTCGTTGGCGTTCGTTAATCTCGTAATCACGGGGGCCTGATGCGCCAACTTCTCGCAATAATGGTGTCATTGCCAGCAAAAATTTGCTGTTGTTAGATTTTGCGATCGCTAAAATTTCCCCAATTGCGCTTAAATTCAACCCAACTCGATCTCCAGATTCTTGATTCAATGCGGCTAATTCCGGGATATTGGGCGCTGGTAAAACGTAGCGAGTAAAAACTTCTTGTAATGCTAATAGCGGCTTTTGGGCGGGGTAATTGCGATCGCGTCCCACCTGTACGCTAGAAGGCGCAGTAGCAAATAAATCATCGGTATTGATTAACAGCACCACCACTTGCGCTCCGAAAGTACCAAATCGCTTTAAATAAGCTAACTCATTCCTCGGTCCCCAAGAATTTGCCGAAGCATTAAGCACTTCCACTTCCGCAAAAGTCTGTTCCCCAACAGTCGCTTTTAATTGACTGGCCATCATTGCTGATAAAATATCTGCTCGATCGGTCCACCAACCACCATTTGCGATCGAATCTCCCAACAACAATACGCGCAAAGTTGACTCCTTCCGAGTCGGGGAAATCTGCTCACCCCGCATCGAATACTGATTAATCTCAATACGATTCCCAAATCTTCGCGTTCGCTGATTAGGCGCTAGTAAATAACCAATATCTTTATCTGCAACATAAATTAACGGATTACCAAATCCAAAGCGCCACCTTAGCCCCACCTCCACCACTAACAACAAAACAAACACCACCAGCAAAACTATTAAAGTAACTTTCACAAATCTTTTACCCCAATATACACTCACCTATATTTTCAGTTCGTTGTCAACACTCTAGTGCTAAAAAATTTTCTAAAGATATGTTTAATTTTTGCGTTTTGTAACTAAGGGAATAGACGAAGCTCGCAATAGCTAGTTAACTTATTATTTGGATCTCATCTTCTTAAACTTAGCAGCGATCTACAGGAGGAATACACAGCGCGATGACAGACTTAAATCGTGGCATCATGAAATTTGAGGGTGCCGACACCCCCAAAGCTGTAGCTATTTCAGCAATCATAGTTCTCGGTACAATTGTTGGCTTAATAGTTTGGGCAATCACTTCTGCTTACACCGTCGGCTAAAAGAAAGGCAGAGCTACTTCATTATCATCAAAGAAAATTTGGAAAGTGGGGAGATGGGGGAAAAATTATTTAGCATCTCTTTCTCCCCTGCCCCCCTGCCCCCCTGCTCCCCTGCCCTGCAACTATTAAATTGGTGTGAGTTAGTACAACAAAATAGGTTTTCTTACTCTAATCTGAGGACGTTGTAACAGAAAATATTAAATTCTGGGCAAACTCCAGATAGCAACGTTAACAGAGGTAAGAAGAAGAAATGGTACAACTTACACCAAATCCTAGTTATAGCTTGGCTATTCGTATTGAATTACCTAACCGTGCCGGAATGTTAGCCAGCGTGACGCAAGCGATCGCTTCCGTCGGTGGTAATCTAGGACAAATTGATTTAATCGAACAATCACGTCACGTTTCAATTCGGGAAATCACCGTTGATGCTGCCAGTTTGGAACAAGATGAAGAAATTATCCAAGCCGTAAAAGCACTGCCCGATATCAAAATTTTAGAAGTTTACGATCG
Coding sequences within:
- a CDS encoding Tic20 family protein, with product MSWRGTTTVGDRIFASLPYLLPLMDGLSFSGPFFSQFPSLSILIVPLLPLLQIYGIINSSLFGFGGLILFLALYFLVVRNENIAHFIRFNTLQAILIGIVLSLCSLILGYILAPVLGTTSFVMQTLMTTIFLGVVAAFFYSVIQSLMGRYAEIPTISEAVYMQIR
- a CDS encoding fumarylacetoacetate hydrolase family protein — encoded protein: MAKRYVRVQTPRGQIYYGLLQLNRSVIVLDAPPWLQGQPTDTELSPDGYQLLAPCAPSKVVAVGKNYVKHAAEMESEVPKEPLLFLKPSTAVIPTETEIWYPPQTQRMDYEGELALIIGDRTIDCTPQQAQSKIWGYTIANDVTARDLQKRDNQWTRAKGFDTFCPLGPWIVRELTPGARLQTFINDDPQPVQSASVEEMVFSPEQLVSYISQIMTLLPGDVVLTGTPAGIGSLQIGDRVRVEIEGIGYLTNTVISRPVVNSSNVFESKKND
- a CDS encoding Glu/Leu/Phe/Val family dehydrogenase, with protein sequence MVSSSLRPLEAPTPAHICPFDQACSYLEQAAKELHLDPGLLEILSHPRKVVTVSIPVKLDNGQVEVLAGHRVQHCDVLGPYKGGTRYHPDVTLREVSALAMLMTWKCALVGIPYGGAKGGIALDPARYSVGELERITRRYTSELIKDIGPSIDIPAPDVGTSAREMAWMMDTYSMNVGHAVPGVVTGKPISIGGSRGREMATGRGVMIIVREAMTERKRSLAGATVVIQGFGNVGGAAAVLLHEAGAKVIAVSDATGGVFDPEGLDIPALKAYALQNHRSVIGFPGAKAVTNAELLALPCDVLIPAALENQITEENVHEVQAEIVVEAANGPVTLVADRALENRGVTVLPDILANAGGVVVSYLEWVQGLSYVFWDEERVNKEMENLMVHAYHRVIQESKERQVPLRVAAYTLGVGRVAQALADRGLYP
- the thiC gene encoding phosphomethylpyrimidine synthase, translated to MRTEWVAKRRGEANVSQMHYARQGVITEEMHYVAKRENLPVELIRDEVARGRMIIPANINHTNLEPMCIGIASKCKVNANIGASPNSSNIDEEVNKLNLAVKYGADTVMDLSTGGGNLDEIRTAIIKASPVPIGTVPIYQALESVHGKMENLTPDDFLHVIEKHAQQGVDYMTIHAGILIEYLPLVKSRITGIVSRGGGIIARWMLHHHKQNPLYTHYQDIIEIFKKYDVSFSLGDSLRPGCTHDASDAAQLAELKTLGKLTRKAWEHNVQVMVEGPGHVPMDQIEFNVKKQMEECSEAPFYVLGPLVTDIAPGYDHITSAIGAAMAGWYGTAMLCYVTPKEHLGLPNAEDVRNGLIAYKIAAHAADIARHRPGARDRDDELSQARYNFDWNRQFELALDPERAKEYHDETLPADIYKTAEFCSMCGPKFCPMQTKVDAEALEELEKFLAKDKESVAIPSV
- the pyrE gene encoding orotate phosphoribosyltransferase — protein: MTSGIKTSSDLGSLRQELLDLFCQLAYQSGDFVLSSGQKSSYYINGKQVTLHPQGALAIGRLLLAMLPEDTQAVAGLTLGADPIVSAVSVVSALENRPIPALIVRKEAKGHGTKAYVEGLNLPDGAKVVVLEDVVTTGQSAMKAVERLRQAGYTVEEVISLVDRKQGGAEFYQSVGLKFSAVFGIEEIQSRAKELEGR
- a CDS encoding hemolysin family protein, with amino-acid sequence MFATVVVLLISNLGFLSNQVPIALTWSDILFRILSVLLLIAINAFFVTAEFSMVSVRRSRINQLVNSGDIPAKTVQDLQRSIDRLLSTTQLGITLSSLALGWIGENTMAILVASFLTQLPLPRSLSQTMAHTLAIPLAFFLIAYLQIVLGELCPKSVALLYSEQLARFLGPPSLAIARFFNPFIWILNQSTRFLLRLGGIRYTGQGWRPPVTPEELQQIITTSSESTGLEAEERELLRNVFEFGDITAEEVMIPRISIAAIPSTATFQMLLYEIAANGHSRYPVMGESLDDIRGIIDFIELAEPLAQGNLNLDSPIQPWIRPVRFVPEYIPLSELLPMMQRSHLPMVMVVDEFGGTAGLVTINDLIAEIIGDTNEPENPEELIIQNIDEQTYLVQAQINLEELNDLLDLNLPLTNEYQTLAGFLLYESQKIPQIGESLIYKNLNFTVISAVGPRLNQIRIRKIDSSSDIVDIGQNSLELESAPEAINYSENSSANNQNSNSDLG
- the queC gene encoding 7-cyano-7-deazaguanine synthase QueC, which translates into the protein MKAVILLSGGLDSSTVLYQARADGYDCYALSFDYQQRHRRELEAARDIARFVGVREHQVVSFDLRLWGGSALTDNQIDLPSDRSLTEMGQTIPITYVPARNTIFLSFALGYAEAIGAAKVYIGVNALDYSGYPDCRPDYIQAMQEVFRLGTKQGLEGESIEIVAPLINLKKTEIIQLGNSLGVPWEKTWSCYAGEEKACGVCDSCRLRLAAFQALELEDPLPYAS